A window of Syngnathus acus chromosome 17, fSynAcu1.2, whole genome shotgun sequence genomic DNA:
GTGGTTCCATGGTTCCAGCAGAAGGGATTAACAGATCGAGTTGATTTGACCTAAGAGATTATGCTTCTTTTGGATCCGTGTCACAACATGACACAGACCACTCACCTCAGTAGTAGTCAGGCTGCAGATATTTTTGGTTCACATGGGGCCGGTTACGTAAGGATCCCAATTCAATTAGGGAGGAAACTCAGTTAACtgctttgtattgttttaatcAATGGTTCTGCCTTTAGAAATTTGTGTCTAACCTAATTTGAccttaaattgaaaaataaagatatgTTCAAATCTAATGCAAGGAAAGTGCTTTAAATTATTTCCCAATAAATTATCAGTAGCTCAAAACTCACGTTTTATACTTTCCCATTCCAGCAGTCTTGCTTGTCTTTATTACAGAAAAAGAGCCTTCTgatccttttctttcttttttttttttttttgatcaaATATCTTTTACCAAATTACAGGCACTCTATAGAAGGCGTAACAAGTTATAAGAATGACGTAGGATTTTCTAAATTCATTTGGTAAACAACATTTACTATGTTCTCCACTTATTAAACTTTGACTTCAATACAATAACTTTTATTTGTCCCACAACGGGGATATTTGCGGTACTAAAAATGTTGTATAATAGTATTAAATAAGTACTTAAAAGTAATTTGCAGTAATTTAATAACGGAATAATATGACTTTGTCCTCGTATGAAAAATACTCTTTCATTCTCGGGTCATCGTGGTTGTTACAGTATACTGGTTGTAGAATTATAAAGGGGTCCTTAGAAATTTCCCAGGCCTCAAAATGTTTGAGAACTACGTATGAGCTACTAAAATCAGTTATTCAAAATGTGTCCTTTGTTGCCTTCTATCGGAAGTTTTAAATCATTACCATTTGGGGGTTGCACTCGAAGTCGATTGACGTCACTTAATATTCAAATCCAATTCAGATCCAAATTACTAACTGGTCAGTCGAGGTCTAACCAGATGGGGGCGCTCTCTGCAGCGGACACCATTGGAACTTTTGCAAACTACATTTTGTACTTTCCTCTctcattgaaaatgttttgtgcttgtttgtttccGGTAGCTTGCGGTGAAAAGAAATCTGAGTTTCGTTTTTGAAATAGAAGCGTGGGATCAGGTTCTTTCTGTCAGATAGTTGAATCTTGAAGTGAACAGGCATGCTTGGACAGGAATGGATGGACTGAGGTATGTATGCTTGTCAGGTGCCCTTCCCATTTTGCTGACTTTCGACCCCAGAGGCTCCACATTACTACAGTAGCAACAAATGCAATTTTCTTAGGTCACTATTGGAATAACATACAACTCTTGTATGTACTGAAATTGCTGGCTTTTATAATTGGACGTATTCCTGTTGTCTAGTTTCTACACTCAAGTATACTTTGACtcagtgttttttgtgttattttctaATGGCCTGCTGCGTTCATAAATTTACCATTGAGGGtgataataaatacaaatagtaATTGACATCTTTGATACCAGTTAATTCTCATGGTTGGATTTGCCGTCCCATACaccaaataaatcaatcagtAAATCCTCATGTTAATGGTGTCTTCTGCCACCTAGCGGAAGAGTATATAATAGTTCTGTCTGTCATGATAGATTGCTGGTATAGATTGACAAAGATATGTGATTTGTAGTAACTACAAATGATCCATAGCAAATATTGCTTTATTGATGTAAGTTAGTTGTCGCCAGTGTACATGacaatgaatataaaaatgatGCTTATGTTCGGGCTGtcctatttaaaataaaaagaaaggtACCGCAAATGAACAGACTGTGTAACAAATATCAATTTGCACAATAAATCCTACATAACAACCTACAATGGCCCCTTTGTTCTGCTTAGAAAGCCAATCTACACGTAGTCTTTGCCCGAGTTGCTGGCCGGGTTTGTTCGTGGATAGCGTGAAGCTTTGTCCGAGTCGTTTTTGGAGCAGTTGCAGCACAGGAAGCCTCCCCCGATCATGATGAGGCTTGCAGCTCCCCATCCCACATACAGGGCGCTTCCAAATTCATACCTGCCATGACATCACAAACGTTTAACATCGCAGCAGCATAAAAGCATCATTGTGAATTCCAGTGAGCTCACCTGGAATTGGTCGGTGTGAACGGGTTGTAAAATTCCTGGGCTATTCTGTGGCCGTACCAAGATGTTCCCACCAGAGCAAGCAGACCTTAAAGCAGGAGGCAATAATAATGTAAGCTCATTTAAGCTCTGCATTATACCATCAGAGGTGGCAAAAATAGCCACACTCTGTATTTTTCAATCATATAATGGACGGGGAATAGCCCATCTCTGAATTTCTTTCTTAAATCTGTTCAATCATTGCTGTAAATGTTGTCTGCTTTACTTCCATCTATTTACATCTCGTGGTGACTGCTATcctaataacaataacaacgaACCGTGAATGTATTTAACAACTAATAAATGGTGAATTAAAAGTACTGTAATTGTAAAgtgtaaaagaaaagaaaacagccaCAAAGTACTTATAATGACTTCGTCCCCACCCACCACTGAAAAGCATgtgtttaaaacaaatcacCCGCTATAATCAGGAGGATTCCGCTACTTaaagccactttttttttctgctccggCTGGTCTGCCAAACATGTGGTGCACTTCATGCCCATCGTTGCCACCAAGAGGGCAATCAAGCAGataaagatggccgccaacATCAGTCCTCGTGTGCCCAAAACAATGCCTGGGGGGGACAAACACACAGTAGCTTGTTTTCTAGGCaacatttgttcatttgcaaaaacagACTTGAAAGCACTTAATTCTGTCGCTAATGTGATTAGCGAATCATCCAAATATACATTCTACTCCCAATAAGGTTGATATAGTAAAAACTTTGCCTCTTAAAAAaacagtgttgtttttttttccaacatcaTCCCGCTATCACAGATTTTATCGCAGGGTCGGAAAGATGATGTCATAAGGAAGTTTCTTCCATCTTCAAACCCATATTATTCACTGTGTTCCTCTTCCCCACCCACCTCTCAGACCTTTTGAAGAGCCAGTGCTTGGTATTTGACTGACATGTCTCTGCATGTATACCCGCTGCACCTTTTTTGTTGCCTCAAGGAAGGTTGGAATGATCTTTGAATCTTTAATTGAACATGTAATCATcctcaaacaaaaatggtCATTCCGAATTGAGACAAATTCTAATACTCTGCTCTTTTTAAGGTGGTTTAGTTGACCCATATTTGTGAAAggaaaatgtaaagaaaaaaaatacaaatgtaagtAATGCAATGGAACCTCACCTGGtagttcgagaagtgaatcatACTCTTTGCACTGAACTTGGCCTGTGCTCTGTGCTGCACATGACTTCCAAAGGCCTTCATAAAGCGCCTGAGCTGTAATAATGTTGTCTCCAGCGTACGATGAAGCCTTCCATTCCACCATGATGGTGGATGCGATGGCGCCAATGAAGCCCAGAAAGGCTAGTGAGAAGCCAAGAAGTTGTATTCCAGAATTGGCCATGTTCAAAATCAAGAGCAAAAATACTAAtacaaaaggaggaggaaaaatcaattcaaatcCAGGATTTCAAAATTCCATGGGAGAAAAACTCAAGTAATGAGACAGATGTTTTGGTGATGtgagtctttctttgtaacactattttttttccctaggTGTGCACCATAGGGAGTGACCTGGAGAAAAGGGAGGGTCGACCCTCAAAGCTCTACAGTACAGGTAAAAGATGTTTGCACGCCCCCTAGTGGAGATACACGGTATGCCGCGAGTCCCTGGCTCTCCCACAAATGTAATCTGATTACAAAACACCACGCCCCTCCCATATTAGGCTGAATTTTGAAACCttaatcagaatcagctttattggtgaagtttgtgcatgccattTGGACAATTTAGGCACACACGTGAcatttgtttacacttcgGTCGGGATTCGAACCCGATCGTCTACCAGACGAGATGCCTCTCGCGAGACAATTGTTTATCGCGATGGTTCGGGCGCTTCCACTATCCGCGGTGGGCCCCGCCGCCGCGCGAGGATTCGATTCCCGGTCAGGGAACTTTACTTTTAGGACTAAAGGACATTTATGTAGCTCCCACAGTCTAAAATGTAACGCCATTCGACCTCAACGCAACCACGGAGAAATATAATTTCTTTACGTGTCATTTCCGCGTGTGCTTTTGTGAACTCCGCCCACTGGGTGACAATATCCAATCGTGTTCAAGCAGAAACTGTTCCACTTGCTAAACAGTGTCCGTTTTACAAAAGTGCAGTCACGTTAAACCGTACAGAAACACGATTTAATAAAATGATAATGtagaaataatataaatttCTATAAAACCGCCAATGTTACGCAAGTGGGACCAAGTTTACGGGCCGTTCGTGCCCGCGCACTGAAGGGGTGGGTGGACGCGCGCTCCCGAGACACCAGGAAACATGGCGGCGCTCATGACTCTCAGCCAGGTAATAACTTAACAACCAGCTTCGAAAAAGTCGTTTTATCGCGTTTGTCGTCCGCCACCTTGACACCACAACAAGCTCTACACACAGCACTGTAATGCGACATGTGTACGTTGCTTTTCTCGTCTAAATCAAGTTGTTAGCTGGTTTTGTCGCTGCGTATAGCCGCTCAACTTCGACGTTCAGAACAGAAACGCCATAGCCGCTGAATGTAATAAGCGTAACTCCCTTTTTATCGACTTTCTTGTGCTTCCCTCCAGTTATCGAGTGGCAACCCAGCCTACGAGAGCTACTACAGACAGGTAGGTATTAAACTACCATGactctcatttaaaaaaaaaaaaaaaaaagctcaaagtTTCTGTGCGCAACAAACTCATCAATAGTTCTTCATTTTGTAGTTGGATCCATTGATCAGTGGCAAGATATCAGCTGGGGATGCAGCTCAGTTCCTGAAAAAGTCGGGGCTGTCAGACATCACACTCGGAAAGGTTTGATATCCTTTATATACTTTAACATACATGTATTTGCAAGCGGTAATAACACACAATAACACATCCCATATCTCGTTCAGATATGGGATTTGGCTGACTCGGAGCGAAAAGGCTATTTGGACAAGCGGGTAATGCACAGACTTTATGTACtaaatgtgatgtcatttgtatGCTGACGTGAGCGCCAGTCACTGGATTGTTCTCGTTCTCCCACCCTTTCTTCTCCTTCAGGGTTTCTTCATCGCCTTGAGACTGGTCGCCTCGGCGCAGGCAGGGCATGACATTAGCATCAGCAACCTCAGCCAAACGGTGCCACCTCCTAAATTTGtgagtagcaaaaaaaaaaaagaaatgatgtcCACTCCTTAgcgattgttgttttttgtcaggGTTTATTCAAgcttacaaaaatgtttgtcagACATTGGCAAACAGTTTCTGTCGTTGCAAAgatattttgaacattttcaaaacgtGCCTAAATTTGTGGCCAGTGCTTGTACTTAacattacccccccccccccctctctctctctctttctctctctctctctctctctctctctctctctctctctctctctctctctctctctctctctccataaTGTTACTGAACTTGCTGTTATTAATTTCCCTCAGCGAGACACGAGCAGCCCATTATCAAGCACTCCAGCGCCAGACTCGCATTGGGCCATAAGGGtgagtttttaaatttaacattCCCCAAGATGTGACACTATCATGCTGTTTTGATTTGCAGCCAGACGAAAAAGGGAAATTCGAGGGTATTTTTGAGAGTCTGACCCCCGTGAATGGCCTCCTCTCCGGTGATAAAGTCAAGCCCATCTTGATCAACTCCAAACTACCTCTGGATCTGTTGGGGAAGGTGATGTTACCGCCTTAAAATGGCGACTTCTAAAATCTAATGGAAAAGCCCTGTTGCCTATTCCCATGTTCTTTGGGGGGGCACCACATCAGTGACCCCAGGTCTAAAGCAACAAGTTAACCAAGTACTTTTGTCATCATGCAGATTTGGGATCTGGGCGACGCAGACAAAGATGGCTACTTGGACAAAGAGGAATTCATTGTGGTAACTTCCCCACTGTTCATTGAACACAAAAATGCATATTTCCTATTCCTAACGTTCCTAACATGACCTTTTAGGTCATGCATTTTGTGTACCGAGCCATGGAAAAGGAGCCGGTACCGGCCGTCCTGCCTGCATCCCTCATCCCACCCTCCAAAAGGAAAAAGGTGGCGGGCACGATACCCGGCGCTGTGGCCGTGCTGCCCTCCAGGTCCGCGTCTTTTGCTCTCAAGGACAGCACGAGAAGCATCTCTCCTCTCGCTGGCGCCTCTCCCCTCGCCAGCGCCTCTCCTTTCACCAGGCCAATGGCCAAGCTAACCCCGCTACACTCCTCTAAAGCCAGCAAACAGGTACGTCATGTTCTCTTTCATGGGCTGTCACTGGCTCACTGGTGTGCTTGTCCACCCATCAGGTGTgaaaccaaccaaccaaccaaaaatacttttcaatGCTTCCACAAATATATCAACTCAAATCATTGTCAAtcattacttcacacaaagcTATGTTACACCAAACGGTTAATCAGCTTGCATGCATGGGTTTGCGTCACTATCATTTTATTGTCTGGGGGGAAAAGTACCGGTAAGTGTTATACAAACGAATATATGTGGACTTATTATTTGTGATCAAAATGGCAGCTTGAGTATCAAAATTGACATTTCACCTATCAGAAGTCTATTCAGTTGCTAATCAAGTGGCTCGACTGGTTCCGCCACATTGTCCTCAGCTGCCACTTACTCTTTTCCTTGTTATTGCTTCAGGACTCGTGACACTTTGACAAACAGGTTTGGCCAGACCGGCAGATCATGGTTTTTCCACCTCTTTCTTGttgtcaaatttcattttgttaaaCAATGACTGTCAGTGTTATCTTTAGTTGGGCAAACAAATCAGTAACAGTCATATGGGCTGCATTTTTAATTCCAAATGTAGACAGCGGAGCTGTCAAGTCATGGGTGGAGGAGCTCTGTGTGAGGGCACTGGTCAACACGCTTGGTAATTTGGTCAAATTCAGAAAGACTCACAGTAAGAGGCAGTTTGATTTCACGTGATGGGTGGATTGGCACTTTAGAGACTCAACTATTTGTGTCCAAGTA
This region includes:
- the cldn1 gene encoding claudin-1 produces the protein MANSGIQLLGFSLAFLGFIGAIASTIMVEWKASSYAGDNIITAQALYEGLWKSCAAQSTGQVQCKEYDSLLELPGIVLGTRGLMLAAIFICLIALLVATMGMKCTTCLADQPEQKKKVALSSGILLIIAGLLALVGTSWYGHRIAQEFYNPFTPTNSRYEFGSALYVGWGAASLIMIGGGFLCCNCSKNDSDKASRYPRTNPASNSGKDYV